One window from the genome of Aricia agestis chromosome 6, ilAriAges1.1, whole genome shotgun sequence encodes:
- the LOC121727771 gene encoding DNA repair and recombination protein RAD54-like has translation MRRSLAPSQVGSGDNVFKSPLLNSTKRKKRDCARIPLAQKSPSQTLSASDHENLIKQILSKPFKVPIPNYVSSYCSKSLGLKRTQVRRALHDPDEPNALVLYRPPYIPEHERMKMNPNDIRVAVVVDPVLGNILRPHQREGVKFMYDCVTGKQIENAYGCIMADEMGLGKTLQCITLLWTLLRQGPECKPTICKAIIVCPSSLVKNWYNEIQKWLGQRINSLPMDGGSKADITLKLQQFMNTFTSVRVATPVLIISYETFRIYSNILHASEVGLVLCDEGHRLKNSENQTYQALMGLKAKRRILISGTPIQNDLTEYFSLVHFVNEGILGTAQEFKKRYENPILKGQDALASAQERERAQECLQTLTSIVNKCMIRRTSNLLTKYLPVKFEQVICVKMTPLQTQIYKNFINSDSIRNKFNGSGDKNTLSALSSITTLKKLCNHPDLVYDKIIERSEGFEKAKDLLPSNYDIKDVKPEYSGKLMILDCILANLKTNTDDKIVLVSNYTQTLDLFEKLCRKRCYQYVRLDGSMTIKKRAKVVASFNEKDSKEWIFMLSSKAGGCGLNLIGANRLIMFDPDWNPANDDQAMARVWRDGQKKPCYIYRLLATGTIEEKIFQRQAHKKALSDTVVDQNEESLRHFTSEDLKDLFRLEENTLSDTHSKFKCKRCVNNIQVTLPPENSDCMSDLSNWYHCADKKSLADLVLKQCWDLAKTISFVFHHRSAKTESQIEEEKENIPKPKKIKLSIDEDYSEPDDSADEDYE, from the coding sequence atgAGGCGCAGCTTAGCGCCGAGCCAAGTCGGCTCCGGTGATAACGTTTTCAAGAGTCCCCTGTTAAATTCGACTAAAAGAAAGAAGCGCGATTGTGCTCGAATACCTCTGGCCCAAAAATCTCCTTCACAAACGTTGTCCGCCTCCGATCATGAGAATTTGATAAAGCAGATTTTAAGCAAACCCTTCAAGGTACCCATACCCAACTACGTGTCATCGTACTGCAGCAAAAGCTTGGGTTTAAAACGGACACAAGTAAGACGAGCACTCCACGATCCAGATGAACCAAACGCGTTAGTTTTATACCGACCGCCGTATATTCCCGAACACGAGCGGATGAAAATGAACCCCAACGACATCAGAGTGGCCGTTGTCGTCGATCCCGTCCTAGGGAACATACTGAGACCACATCAGAGGGAGGGAGTCAAGTTTATGTACGACTGTGTCACCGGGAAACAAATAGAAAACGCCTATGGATGTATCATGGCTGACGAGATGGGTTTAGGTAAGACTTTGCAGTGTATCACTTTGCTATGGACGCTACTACGACAGGGACCGGAGTGTAAACCGACAATATGTAAAGCTATCATTGTGTGCCCCAGCAGTCTGGTAAAGAACTGGTATAATGAAATACAGAAGTGGTTAGGACAAAGAATTAATTCCTTGCCCATGGATGGAGGTTCAAAGGCTGATATTACATTAAAGTTGCAACAATTTATGAACACTTTCACATCTGTGAGGGTTGCAACACCAGTCTTGATCATATCTTACGAAACATTCAGGATATATTCCAACATTTTACATGCCTCAGAAGTGGGCTTAGTTCTCTGTGATGAGGGCCACAGGCTGAAAAACAGCGAGAATCAAACATATCAAGCTTTGATGGGCCTAAAAGCTAAGAGGAGAATACTCATATCAGGCACACCAATACAGAATGACTTAACAGAATACTTCAGTTTAGTTCACTTTGTCAATGAGGGTATATTGGGCACAGCTCAGGAATTCAAGAAGAGGTATGAGAACCCAATACTCAAGGGTCAGGATGCCCTTGCCTCTGCACAGGAGAGAGAAAGAGCTCAAGAATGTCTTCAAACTCTAACATCTATTGTCAATAAATGTATGATACGCAGGACGAGCAACTTGCTCACCAAGTACTTGCCTGTGAAGTTTGAACAAGTTATCTGCGTTAAAATGACACCACTCCAGACtcaaatatacaaaaacttCATCAACTCTGACTCAATTAGGAATAAGTTCAATGGATCTGGTGACAAGAACACACTCAGTGCTCTGTCCAGTATCACCACATTAAAGAAGCTCTGCAATCATCCAGATTTAgtgtatgataaaataatagAGAGATCTGAAGGGTTTGAAAAGGCCAAAGATCTGCTACCAAGCAACTACGACATAAAGGATGTGAAACCAGAATATTCTGGCAAACTTATGATTCTTGATTGCATATTAgccaatttaaaaacaaatacagATGATAAAATTGTCCTGGTATCAAATTACACGCAAACGCTTGATTTATTTGAAAAGTTGTGTAGAAAACGATGCTATCAGTATGTTAGGTTGGATGGCTCAATGACGATAAAGAAAAGAGCTAAGGTCGTCGCCAGTTTTAACGAAAAAGATTCGAAAGAGTGGATATTTATGCTCAGTTCCAAAGCTGGGGGCTGCGGCTTGAATCTCATAGGCGCCAATCGTTTGATCATGTTCGATCCAGACTGGAATCCAGCCAACGACGACCAAGCTATGGCCAGAGTTTGGAGAGATGGGCAGAAGAAACCATGCTACATTTACAGGCTTCTAGCAACTGGTACTATCGAGGAGAAGATATTCCAACGTCAAGCCCACAAGAAGGCTTTAAGTGACACTGTTGTTGACCAAAATGAGGAATCTCTGAGACACTTTACATCAGAAGATCTTAAAGACTTATTCCGTTTGGAAGAAAACACACTATCTGACACTCATAGCAAGTTTAAATGTAAAAGGTGTGTTAACAACATACAAGTGACCCTGCCTCCAGAAAATTCTGATTGTATGTCAGACTTATCAAACTGGTACCACTGTGCTGACAAGAAGAGTTTGGCTGACTTAGTTTTGAAGCAATGCTGGGATCTGGCTAAAACAATATCATTTGTTTTTCATCATCGTTCAGCTAAAACAGAAAGCCAAATTGAAGAAGAGAAAGAGAATATTCCAAAACcgaagaaaattaaattaagtattgatGAAGATTATTCTGAACCTGACGATAGTGCAGACGAAGATTAT